The Sabethes cyaneus chromosome 1, idSabCyanKW18_F2, whole genome shotgun sequence DNA segment CGCTTTGAAATTCAAAATGGTATCAAACTTTCTTTTTTCACTTCTGAGAGTCCCCATCCAAGAGCCAGCTACCAAATCCCCATATTAAATGTTTTTAGTCAAATATGTCAAATTATCATTCGCCAACTTgaatttttacacggtttcaaacatttattttgtaattttaagagcCTGCTCTGCGCCAAGACATCACATTTGGTATACTATTTTCTAGTGGATTTGCACTATTGGCTAGTAGcttgaaaaaaatttgaaaattagactgcaaattatttttaaagtttttgtcaccccccccccccccccccccctacgtGAGAAATCTcgaaaaataagtgtacgagttgagaaATGtgaattcaaacaatggaatttccgaaaatcggccaaaaaaattttctttcgtttttgtctttttttacatggatttttttttgcacgggAAATATTATAACGTAggtatattaaaagcaaaaaaatatttggttttcacgtttaaactttaagtaaaaagcctaatatccaattttttactcgattaaaaagtcctctttgtttttttcgcccctccccccttcagtggcccaacaccggaggcacaaaaactttttaaaatatttgtaatggccttattgtacAGGTTTGTACCGAACACTCCAAAAGTTCTATAAAATATTGCAcaaaatgaataaatgaataaatgaaaACCTTATTCGAGGTCTTCTACTTTTCCCAATTCTCTAAGGGAAATTTGTTCGTCTTTTCTCGTTATGTATGTTTACCTGAGTTTAAGCATttgaaacaataaaataaaataaaacatttcaaatTATATGGTTATCACAATCTATGATGCGTTTAAGAGATCTTATTATTTCCGACTAGAAGCAAAGTAGATTACAACTGTGAGTAGTTACTAGTTGTCTGTAATGCTGTAATTACCACAATTAAAACATAATTATAGTTAATTTTAACGAACCTGGAAAAAATGGTTTCGGAACATCATTGCTGAATGAGTTGAACGATTCCTCTAGTTGTATAGCAGGAAACGGCGTTGGGAATGCTTGTCTATGGTCGATCTGTGTAATTTGCTGGACATCCTTGAAAATTGTTATCGTGCGAATTTCCGAAAGAGCTGCACGAAACATATAGGTGCAATAGGATTGTCCATTTATCGCGATGTGGAACTTGTCATCCCCAACCAATATGTATAGTTTGAAAAGCTCTCCTGAAGAAATGTTAGTCTTCTagtaaagagaaaaacaaaaaagtttttcgaaacTCACCTGCTTTAATGGGGTTGGGAGCTGTAAGCTCATTTAAGCTATCTTCTCGTTCTTCGTGACCCCAACTATTCGAAAGTTTCGTATTACGAACAATGATATCTTCCAGGAAACGTACTGATAGGTGCAAAATGTTATCTGCTTCGTCAGATTTTCCAGACAAAAAGTTGATATCTATTCTAACTCAAAACAACCCGACTTTGTTATATGATATCTTATAAAATACATTGTAAATACCTCTCGGCATCATCAATAGGCCTGGCACTGATCACAAAAATTTGCCCCGGCTCCACAGCACATGACAAATTACCAGCAAATTGTGTCAACATTCTGTTTTGGTGCTTATTTTACACAAATCTCTCAACTgctattttgttttgttatacCTACTAACAATTTCACAAAACTGAATTCAACCTGCCATTTCGACGTTATCTTATTCAGAAAAGAATGTCTTCAACGGAATCGATGTTATCACTAGATTGTATAATAACATTTATCAACGATAAAACACTGTGATAAGAATTGAACAAAATCACCCGAAAAAAGACAGCAGATATTCAGGTGCAACGGGTCAATACATATTAACGTGCGTGTCAGCTAAATGGTGAGTCACGGTTTCCTTTATCAGTGTGCACACAAAGTCAACAAATGATAAGAAGCAGCTCATATATCATTGTGAGAGTTAAACCCGTATGAAGTAGAAAAACTAAACCTTGGGATAGGTGCATTTTATAAAAACctgttattttattaaaactgtGTTATTGTTTTTGATACCCAGACTGATTTCGTAAATACATGCATTAATTGCCCCCATTGTCCAACAAGCGCAAGGCACATTTTTATTGTTTAGCAGCTTATTAAGCGCTTGGTCCATTAGTTTTAGCTTTACAGTTGAATAAGCTGCTCTTAGggaggctctgtagccgcaaggttaccgagtctgctttgacaagcgaatggtcgtgggttcgaatcttagtagaatcaggccattcgatgtcaaaatgattttagcatgggtttattctctggccccatgcttcatgctgagttctacattatcccgaagacgcttcttatggttagtatagtatgaggacctattgaggtaatggttttgaacctcacgaggactcaccagtgctaactataacgaggcgaaacaggtttggtatagtaggacatgcatcgaagcacgGATAAAACCCtctacacataagcacgcataaaaaatataagcttatcgtttactcaataacgataaagcacagaaatgcagtgcagaatacagtaTACACCCGggaaacattacaatagatcaataatgttgtggtcaaagtgataagcccatacaaaaaaacctgacttaatccacctagtgctgaaaggaacctttgttatacggtcttatttgctatttaagatagaaatcgacacgtcttcgggacataattcatctattagttaacgttgcatagtgcgttggtttacataaaaattttggaaattgaataagtttacaaaatttgaacaaaataggagcacttataaattttgatagatcctttttccaCCTTTTTCCATGAAATTGCGGAGTCAGTTGTTATTAttgtgagtaagtgcaagtaaaagtatgTTGTAAGAGGAAGTACTATTCTTTAATATATacattaaccttcggttagtcACGCTgtatgtgtaggtttttgaatgccatattgttatagtcacaaatcgttgtttaactaacgtatattcttcaataaacttgctatgagcaaaatgtcataactaatcaatgcattaatactttaaattgttaggaaaatagatcggcataaaccgacatcacagaaatgaagcaagcagcatgtgaggtgtaccgcaattgactccaaacggaattttctctcgtttcttcatatggaaaaatggtgtttttctgcagcaaactatcagcaaatgtaaaatgtttaaaatgtatccgtctgttggtagtcaagtaattcggagtcaaaattaaggtatcttttataatcaaaattctacagttactgaacaagcaaacatagaggtatactatattcagcaaagttgtgtattttaactatttgtacaattttgttgtacatgaaaaagtcatacaacaatattccaaaaagaactaaaatagaaaaactgattttacaaattcatatacaatatataaggtttttctatcttcgctgaatagatagaaggttgctgtcttcagcaaaatttcttgtaataatatgctctaaaactttgtagaactcctcaattatattgaaactgaagaaaaataaattttttatttcactttaaggaggattaatcaaaatttaaattctgccagacgatagagctttcaatttcaagaaactcttctaatAGTTAgataaatctaaaaccaagtttcccagtcaaaactctaatgcgcacgttttacctttgttatactataacaaaggtttaaaaattggtcgaaaaacacgaaattgatccgagtcacatataccaatcgatagggttcgatgatttgagcaatgtgtgtgtgtgtgtgtgtgtgtgtgtgtgtgtgtgtgtgtgtgtgtgtgtgtgtgtgtgtgtgtgtgtgtgtgtgtgtgtgtgtgtgtgtgtgtgtgtgtgtgtgtgtgtgtgtgtgtgtgtgtgtgtgtgtgtgtgtgtgtgtgtgtgtctgtgtgtgtgtgtgtgtgtctgtgtgtgtgtgtgtgtctgtgtgtgtgtgtgtgtgtctgtgtgtgtgtgtgtgtgtctgtgtgtgtgtgtgtgtgtctgtgtgtgtgtgtgtgtgtgtgtgtgtgtgtgtgtgtgtgtgtgtgtgtgtctgtgtgtgtgtgtgtgtgtgtgtgtgtgtctgtgtgtgtgtgtgtgtgtgtgtctgtgtgtgtgtgtgtgtgtgtgtgtgtgtgtgtgtgtgtctgtgtgtgtgtgtgtgtgtgtgtctgtgtgtgtgtgtgtgtgtgtgtgtgtgtgtgtgtgtgtgtgtgtctgtgtgtgtgtgtgtgtgtgtgtgtctgtgtgtgtgtgtgtgtgtgtctctgtgtgtgtgtgtgtgtgtgtgtgtgtgtgtgtgtgtgtgtgtgtctgtgtgtgtgtgtaatgatttttcctatcgcctgtttctcagagatggctgaaccgaatcgttcgctattacttttgtttgaaaggtgttattggatcactattgagttgtttcgtgatacgacgtttcgctTAAAAGTtagaacaaaaatgtaaaaattcgtgacacgggtttctcagGAACCGATttaaacgatcttagtatcaaatgaaagcccttgttaaagctaaattgttcatgaatttttaattgaaaacaaacaagtagtttaaaaattatgcttaaataataatatatcctaatatcctaatatatcctaatagatcactattgaatgattttttgattgggcgtttaatttgaaagttatgagcaaccgtatacaccacaccaaaattaacaataatttataatgattttaaccaagataatttacctaatttcaattattttaataccaaacgagaggttttgatacCACGataatatatgcaaaatttcataagaattgattttaccggtcaaaagatattaaccctcgaacactcgcgccaacttttgtaacacagttactcgcgcgcacaatagccccaaaccaaagaactCGTgtgcactagaattttgactgggaaaacttggttttaggtttatcgaaactttggaagagtttcttgaaattgaaagctctatcgtatggtgaaatttaaattttgattaatccccctaaacatgaaataaaaaaatatttttcttcagtgtcaatataacacattgatgtgttctgcaatgttatagagcatattattacaagaaattttgctaaagacaacaACCTTCTGTCTCTGCAGCGAAgctagaaatatcttatttattgtatatgaatttgtaaaatcagtttttctatttttgctctttttgtaattgttgtatgactttttcatgtacttcaaaattgtacaaagagtaaaaatacacaactttgctgaaaatagtatacctgtatgtttgcttgtttaggaactgtagaactttgattataaagaataccctaattttgactccgaattactcgactaccagcagacggatatattttaaacattttacatttgctgatagttttgctgcatacattttcccaacaatttaaattattaatgcattgaatatttctgacattttcctcataacaagtttattgaagaatatacgttaattaaacaacgatttgcaactttgtaacaatatggcattcaaaaatctacacatattttacaaaatacaacagcgtcccagataacacaaaatcgtaatagaaagtacacattaaatcattttcatgtcaatttcacattggaattgtataatggttagagtatgtcaaatcgaagtaaaCAGTTTTAAGTAAAGTTGtgttgcagtcgtgcgtgtcttcatatacaattcatgactgtgaattataaagcagtatagacgattgcaatatttgactacatcttaatcatatattcaggagtatttagatacgtgttataaaaactacgcaaaatagaattacaaataattgccaaaattttcgcacgtataccgcctccactttggtacatatatgttcttatatggcgtgcaatataactttttcgttcagatatgatttcgtatatctcagttgcaatcgagatatataaaccaaatggtttactggggtgagtaaccgaaggttaatgaaaattgatgaaatttattaaagaatactttattgatgtgaatcaaatagaatggcattacaggaaattgtgcaaagttcaaaaacctataaactagacctttactacgcaatgtatatgttaaagaataatatttcctctgatgacttacttttacttgcacttactcacattagtaataacttactcagcaatttcatgaaaaaaagatctatcaaaatttaaaagtgttcctatttgtAAACTTTGTAAACTtgtaaatttgtaaacttattcaattttcaaaatttttatgtaaaccaacgcactacgcaacgataaccaatagatgaattatgttccaaagacatgtcgatttctatctcaaatagcaagtaagaccgtataacaaaggttcctttcaccactaggtggattaaatcgggtttttggtttttggttattgtgcgcgcgagtagcCGTGTTGaacagttggcgcgagtgttcgagggttaatatcttttgaccggcaaaaccaattcttatgaaattttgcagatatatttgcagtgtcaaaacctttcgtttgatactaaaataattgaaacttgataaattgtcttagttaaaattattataaattattgttaattttaatgtatggtacacgattgtccataactttcaaattaaacgtcgaatcaaaaaacaaatcaatagtgatctattaggctatattgcctttcaaatgagactaatagcacaaaaatcggtttatcgatctctgagaaacaggcgataattattaccttgtcaaaacaggttttttaaggtttTAAACTACTTgggggccgtgcaataattacgtaagggctttttcctcatttttgaaccccccctcccccctatataagattttgtaagattttggccaatcccccctcccccccgtaaaaaatcttagtaagattttttgaaacatcaaaattaaagttttatttaaaaagttagacattgaaagaatattgaaacagtgaataaagttcaaacaagttcataaaatctaaggttcaaacaaattcataaaaaaaacaaacaacatcaattatctgttgtaaatctcTTTATGGCCCACTCACGAACAGGACGTATTTCAGCATTCAGGTTGttaataaatgttggtgtatgcgcagaaactcactagcgttcacttaattcgcattgatccactctaaatcgtctgaaCACGTGTCCTTGTCAAGTAGCGTAGAAAGAACTtttttgcctcttctagatgacatgCGACATAGTCCTATCTTGGTATTGGTACTGcattgcgtctaatgtacagatctgtaatgaccatccacggtttcctttgaagcaaaatactgaccccagTCCGATCACACGCAGCAGGCAAAATCTTTGAAAACAGTAGAACAATACATCCCAAAAAACATTtatgttgtatagtagcttatcaagcgcttattCCATTGGTTGgtacattagttgaataagctactttaacacaaaaatgtttcttgtgatattgcggagtttccatctaattagagtcccacgcgaaaattattagcgtggttatttccTACGTTTACCACAcgtgtttgcaatttagcaatttgaaccatcagcttttcgttattgcctccccactgcgcccctccttgcttgacaagcatattttcaatgtatttagtaagtagcaggataattattattaaaaaacggatttgcgtaggactcgtaaaattgcagCCAGGTGCAATACCATAAGGGATTTtacggctgccttgcgggattgggatAGGTAATTGCagcgaaatatgttggaataatagcataaaccgatgacattagatggctctggaacaagtaggtCGACTGCTGTTTCCCTAAGTGGGCAAGGCTAAAATATTTAGCAGATTGTCCGCATTTCGTTGCAGCatgaaggatttcgacacttcacaacttaacttatcaatttaaaatcttttgtaacaagtaacatgagttgctattaGAAAATgcgaatttttcataattttttcgtgtatgaaaatcttacgtaaaaaatgattaaacccccctccccccaaaataagattttgtaagattttgcggaagcccccctccccccattatgccttacgtaattagtgaacGGCCCCTTGTTTGTTCTCAATAAAACTTTCTGACAATTTTTATgttatagcaagagctttcatttggtgctaagatcattgaaatcggttgtctagttccggagaaaatcgtgtcaagtagttttcacatttttactcataaacttttaaacaaaaagtcggaccatgaaacaactcaatagtgatatactaggcaatagtacctttcaaacaaaagtaaaatcaaacgaatcggttcagccatctccgaaaaACAAGCGAAGCgtacacacacatacaaacacacacacacacacacacacacacacacacacacacacacacacacacacacacacacattgctcagttcgtcgaaccctatcgattggtatatgtgactcggccctctggGCCTCGGTTCGATTTTGTGTTTTtccaccaatttttaaaaaccaaAGGTAAAAAGCTGCTCACAAACATGTTTTTGGGAAGCCCACATAGAACCAAGATCCGACAGAATAACAAAGAATGACAAAAGTAAAACAGGAAGAGTCTTTAATCTTTTTATACAGGAACCAAAATTTAAGAGGAGATGgccgactaaaaattttgaaaacatctcCATTTCGATTCTACAGACTTTTCGgcatattttgatactaattttgtatcGACCTGCtacaaaagttatgtataaaaatacgaaaaatatgggacttcattatctcataggtcccttaaccgatttcaacaaaattgattgcatatgacaggggagtctttcaaaaccttaacttcaagatttcatgacgaatgggcttgtggtatgaaagttacataaagaaatgtggaaaaaatgtatttaaaactgctttttgttgcatataagcattaattcaataggaAACAGCCTacagtttattatcatttgaaagctactgttgagatctataaaacgagaccaagttactgaaaatcggatgattgattcaaaagttattcaagcTTCAccgccgtatattaaaccgttaaaatgtataaaatcgaaataaattaatcaagggtcgattgtattcaatgtatgtgttatgTATGTAAATGTATGTttgcatgcgtgtatgtatgtacgtacgtatgtatgtatgtaagtatgtatgtatgtaagtatgtatgtatgtaagtatgtatgtatgtatgtatgtatgtatgtatgtatgtatgtatgtatgtatgtatgtatgtatgtatgtatgtatgtatgtatgtatgtatgtatgtatgtatgtatgtatgtatgtatgtatgtatgtatgtatgtatgtatgtatgtatgtatgtatgtatgtatgtatgtatgtatgtatgtatgtatgtatgtatgtatgtatgtatgtatgcatgtatgtatgtatgtatgtatgtatgtatgtatgtacgtacgtatgtacgtacgtacgtatgtatgtatgtaagtctgtatgtatgtatgtatgtatgtatgtatgtatgtatgtatgtatgtatgtatgtatgaatgtatgtatgtatgtatgtatgtatgtatgtatgtatgtatgtatgtatgtatgtatgtatgtatgtatgtatgtatgtatgtatgtatgtatgtatgtatgtatgtatgtatgcaggtatgcatgtatgtatgcgttaaaatttgcatagaaatacaaaaagagtgagaaacatttcaattgtcattttctttacttgctgttactcgcaatcggacaagcaaagcaaaaagccaagaaaagtatttgatttaattatataggtactagctgacccgacaaacttcgtattgccacaaattaacctgtgttgtacataaatcatgaatctcggatgatctttgtcacaatctcgagttttgcaagtttctgatgagttcaaccttagatgattcattttggcagttacgtaactatgaaagcatcccaggtaaccaataagcatcaccaatgctatttaaatataggccaataagcatttaagtcgccttaaatgctacttaaatgctattttggcaaaatatacagttactttactgataaccttcttatagtgctgacaatgctaatttacagctaattaccgacacgaagaatttgaatacaattttggatgccaatttacaacacctatgcagtcaaaaagctaacatacaataacgtgcagtataaaatgccagatacgctgatttgctgcttacgttaaggcttattagttacctggaatgggtagtttaatatacaaatttgccatttttcctcacagtaaagtagaaaacaactcccctgtcccctcattgcatagccagaaagcgtatagtaatattcgccatgattgtacaacattacgccgaatatcattttgtgaaaaaccttaagcggaaggtaccatttcacggaaaacttttttgtggaaagtatcatttcgcgatgctctccttactcgctgtcgctcgttccaggaaacccaggagAACCTAGGAAAatcaataaacctagacagtagtgatttctggtctggtagtttttgtggtcttgttattgattaatgttttatggaagagtctcgaatttctcgagttcgattggtttttgagtttcgcaaaaatttctgttttatttgtatgagagtccatatccccctaccacaggggtgagaggtctctaactatcataaaataaattcaaaactcaaaaatcttatacatgctaaatttggttgcatttgcttgattagtactcaaattataaggaaatttgtattttatttatatgggagctccccctcttataaggggaaggggtcgtaattcaccatagaaaaaatttctgccttctaaaactcccacatgccaaatttggttccatttgcttgaatagttctcgagataagagaaaatttgcatttcatttgtatggaagcccaccctcttaaaggggagatgggtcataactcgttttctaaagaggagaggggtctcaattcaccatagaaaaaaacttgcctctaAAACCACTTAcacgtcaaatttggttccatttgcttgtttagttctcgagttatgaggaaatttgtttttcatttttataggagcccccccccccccacctaaaaaggtaagaagtcctaattcatcatggaaaaaatggttgcctccaaaaacacccacatgccaaatatggttccattagcttgattagttctcgaattatgaggaaatctgtatttcatttgtgtagaatcCCCccgcccctcttaaagtggggaggggtcctaattcactatagaaaatatttttgtcttcaaaaaccttcacatgccaaatttggttctatttgcttgattagttctcgagttatgaggaaatttgtttttcatttgtataggagcccttccatctcctaaagtggggagaggtcctaattcatcatagaaaaaattcttgcctccaaaaacacctacatgccaaaattgattccatttgcttgattagttctcgatttaagtggaaatttgtatttcgcttatATAGgggccccctcttaaagtggggaggggtcccaattcaccatagaaaaaatttttgtctccaaaaacacacacatgccatatttagttccatttgcttgattacttctcgagttgtgaggaaatttgtatttcatttgtacaggagccccccctcttaaagtggggaggggtcctaattcaccatagaaaattttcttgccctctaaaaccttcacatgccaaatttggttccatttgcttgattagttctcgagttatgaggaaatttgaatggaagccccccctcttaaagatgagaggagttataattccccgtataaagaggggaggggtctcaatttaccatagaataaattcttgtcaccgaaaacacccacacgccaaattttgttctatttgcttgataagttctcgagttatgcagaaatttgtgtttcatttgtatgggagccccccctctcttggtgggaggaggggtctctaaccaccactaaaacctttcctggccccaaaaacctctacatgcaaattttcacgcctattggttcagtagttttcgattctataaggaacatacggacagacagacagacagaaatccaaaggtttaaaaattggtcgaaaaacacgaaattgatccgaggcccggagggccaagtcaca contains these protein-coding regions:
- the LOC128732526 gene encoding 32 kDa beta-galactoside-binding lectin lec-3-like, coding for MLTQFAGNLSCAVEPGQIFVISARPIDDAERIDINFLSGKSDEADNILHLSVRFLEDIIVRNTKLSNSWGHEEREDSLNELTAPNPIKAGELFKLYILVGDDKFHIAINGQSYCTYMFRAALSEIRTITIFKDVQQITQIDHRQAFPTPFPAIQLEESFNSFSNDVPKPFFPGHVIVITAIPFGNPRGGFIIRFTENGSKRQALHFNPRFDPHYIVVRNSHTETLEFRREEERSGGFPFVLDQQFKLAIGMTENEFKFAVNGSYFESYAYRNINQLDILNGFKVQCSNGMQLEVTNVDHMNMGVPDCEGFESYSHPEVEIF